A single genomic interval of Daucus carota subsp. sativus chromosome 1, DH1 v3.0, whole genome shotgun sequence harbors:
- the LOC108195944 gene encoding probable BOI-related E3 ubiquitin-protein ligase 2 has translation MAIQSQFYSENFGFNADNREVVCQDNMYAEHGFGFESELNVNFHQQQKQPFMEFQPQQQHQFQFMPRRFESLCSEKNVFTPNYANQSLNLSSTISAVMEKQRQEIDQFLSVQNERLRLALLEHRRQQVAVILKRCESKAMVLLKQKDEEIARALNRKLELENVIKAMEIESQKWHRAAKENEAMVMSLNNTIEQLKENAICLSLNNNGGADQDAESCCDDNRGVGFQEDEEQRRICRSCYTCNSCVVFIPCRHLASCKACDAFLDTCPVCGMAKKSTIEALF, from the exons ATGGCAATCCAGTCTCAGTTTTATTCTGAAAATTTCGGGTTTAATGCGGATAACAGAGAAGTTGTCTGTCAAGATAATATGTATGCTGAgcatggatttggatttgaaagTGAGTTAAATGTTAATTTTCATCAGCAGCAAAAACAACCGTTCATGGAGTTTCAACCGCAACAACAACATCAGTTTCAATTTATGCCTCGGAGATTTGAGAGTTTGTGTTCTGAAAAAAATGTGTTCACTCCAAATTATGCCAATCAGTCGCTCAATCTTTCCAGTACTATATCCGCGGTTATGGAGAAACAGAGACAAGAGATTGATCAGTTTCTAAGTGTACag AATGAAAGATTAAGACTGGCTTTGTTAGAGCATAGAAGACAGCAAGTGGCGGTGATATTAAAACGGTGTGAATCAAAAGCGATGGTTTTACTTAAACaaaaagatgaagagattgCGAGGGCCTTGAACAGAAAGTTAGAGCTTGAGAACGTGATTAAAGCAATGGAAATAGAGAGCCAGAAATGGCACAGGGCGGCAAAGGAGAATGAAGCAATGGTCATGTCTCTCAACAATACAATTGAGCAACTAAAAGAAAACGCCATTTGTTTGTCACTTAACAATAATGGAGGTGCTGATCAAGACGCGGAGTCTTGTTGTGATGATAACAGAGGCGTCGGATTCCAGGAAGATGAAGAACAGAGGAGGATTTGCAGAAGTTGTTATACTTGCAATTCGTGTGTGGTTTTCATTCCTTGTAGGCACTTGGCTTCATGCAAAGCATGTGATGCTTTTCTTGATACTTGCCCTGTTTGTGGAATGGCAAAGAAATCTACAATAGAGGCTTTGTTTTGA
- the LOC108212143 gene encoding putative receptor-like protein kinase At3g47110 codes for MQRHTTLCPTMISSYAQIIILFIFVLQTSALANNVTDQQALLSFKAAIKADPSGVLRSWNDSVHFCQWTGITCSHRHQRVTALNLYTLGLVGTLSPHIGNLSFLRRIDLMENNFHGTIPNDIGRLFRLQDLTLEVNSFEGGFPNLSHCADMRNLSLYGNNLTGKLPTEFASWPKLYRFGMGKNNFTGSIPHSIGNLSNLRHLDLGYNNLAGPVPMEIAHLTNLLIIRLAINSLSGVIPLEFYNISSLYVVTLAVNELEGTFPKDLGLTLPNLERFYQGGNRFSGQLPPSIANASKLIDFETAENNITGPIPNNLGSLSNLQLLSLGSNPLGGSMRPNDWSFLDSLSNCTLLRKLGLENSNLRGEFPNSIVNLSTTLEELYLSGNQIYGSIPRDIGKLYNLSSLSLFDNFITGTIPESIAELSKLEGLDLNKNSISGVIPASISNITQLTFLALESNMLEESIPPELFNISTLERLSLANNRLTGVIPEHIAFSSICVYLNLSQNQFTGPLTFSVGSLKHLAILDVSDNKFSGDIPAALGECVMLELLYLEGNLFQGKIPPSFKALKNLIILDLSSNNLSGNIPRFFYGFNHIQYLNLSHNKLGGEVPGEGCFSNISAFSVAGNLKLCGGIQALLFPVCPVNFSKNEKKNIFPETDITSCSCTFWHLVGMSCLNLL; via the coding sequence ATGCAACGCCACACTACTCTTTGTCCAACCATGATATCCAGCTATGCCCAAATCATCATTCTCTTTATCTTCGTATTACAAACCTCAGCACTAGCAAACAATGTTACAGATCAGCAAGCTCTGCTTTCGTTCAAGGCGGCAATAAAAGCTGATCCTTCGGGTGTGCTGAGGTCGTGGAACGATTCTGTCCACTTTTGTCAGTGGACTGGCATTACATGCAGCCACAGACATCAGAGAGTGACCGCGCTAAACCTCTACACCCTAGGCTTGGTGGGAACATTGTCTCCTCATATCGGAAACCTCTCCTTTCTCAGGAGAATTGACCTCATGGAGAACAACTTTCATGGCACAATCCCTAATGATATAGGCCGACTGTTTCGCCTTCAAGATCTTACACTGGAAGTCAATTCATTTGAAGGTGGATTTCCTAATTTGAGTCATTGTGCAGACATGAGAAACCTCAGTCTTTATGGCAACAATCTCACAGGCAAACTTCCTACTGAGTTTGCTTCTTGGCCTAAACTCTATAGGTTCGGTATGGGGAAGAACAATTTTACCGGATCAATTCCACATTCAATAGGGAATCTATCAAATCTCCGTCATCTTGATCTAGGCTATAACAATCTAGCCGGGCCTGTACCTATGGAAATTGCTCATCTCACAAACTTGCTGATTATCAGATTGGCAATAAACAGTTTGTCAGGTGTAATTCCCCTCGAATTTTACAATATTTCATCCCTTTATGTTGTTACGTTGGCCGTTAATGAGCTAGAAGGAACGTTTCCAAAAGATTTGGGGCTCACGCTTCCTAATCTGGAACGATTTTACCAGGGAGGGAACAGGTTTTCAGGTCAGCTTCCACCATCAATAGCTAATGCATCTAAGCTCATTGATTTTGAAACTGCGGAAAACAATATTACAGGGCCTATACCAAACAATTTGGGTAGCCTTTCAAATCTCCAATTACTAAGTCTGGGTTCAAATCCACTTGGAGGCAGTATGCGGCCTAATGACTGGAGCTTCCTCGATTCTTTGAGTAATTGTACCCTTCTAAGAAAATTGGGTTTAGAAAATAGTAATTTGAGGGGGGAGTTCCCGAATTCCATTGTCAATCTCTCTACCACCCTGGAGGAACTGTATCTGTCCGGAAACCAAATATACGGAAGCATACCTCGTGATATTGGAAAACTTTATAACCTGAGTAGCCTTTCATTGTTTGACAACTTCATAACAGGGACCATTCCAGAATCAATTGCAGAGCTCTCAAAGTTGGAGGGACTGGATTTGAATAAAAACAGCATTTCAGGAGTAATTCCAGCTTCCATTAGCAACATTACTCAATTAACATTTCTTGCTTTAGAAAGTAACATGCTTGAAGAAAGCATACCTCCTGAACTCTTTAACATCTCAACTCTGGAGAGATTGTCCCTTGCCAACAACAGGCTTACTGGTGTAATACCTGAGCATATTGCATTTTCTTCAATATGTGTTTACCTTAATTTGTCTCAAAATCAATTCACCGGACCCCTTACATTTAGCGTAGGGAGCTTGAAACATTTGGCCATACTGGATGTTTCAGACAACAAATTTAGTGGAGATATACCTGCTGCTCTGGGTGAATGTGTGATGTTGGAGTTGCTATATTTGGAAGGAAATCTTTTTCAAGGTAAAATTCCACCTTCTTTTAAAGCTTTGAAGAATCTTATCATTCTAGATCTCTCAAGTAATAATTTATCCGGGAATATTCCAAGATTTTTCTACGGGTTTAATCATATCCAATACCTCAATCTTTCGCATAACAAACTGGGAGGAGAAGTTCCTGGTGAAGGATGTTTTTCAAATATTAGTGCTTTTTCAGTTGCCGGAAATTTAAAGCTTTGTGGAGGTATTCAAGCACTACTTTTTCCAGTTTGTCCAGTAAACTTCTCAAAGAATGAGAAAAAAAACATTTTCCCTGAGACTGATATTACTTCTTGTTCTTGTACCTTTTGGCATCTTGTCGGCATGTCTTGCCTTAATTTGTTATAG
- the LOC108205111 gene encoding SKP1-like protein 20 — translation MASESKMIMLKSSDNENFEVEEAVAVESQTIKHMIEDDCANTTIPLPNVSSKILAKVIEYCKKHVESPKTDEVNKTVEDELKTFDAEFVKVDQATLFDLILAANYLNIKSLLDLTCQTVADMIKGKTPEEIRKTFNIKNDFTPEEEEEVRRENAWAFE, via the exons ATGGCCTCTGAATCGAAGATGATCATGTTGAAGAGTTCCGACAACGAGAATTTCGAGGTCGAGGAGGCTGTGGCCGTCGAATCTCAGACCATCAAACACATGATTGAGGATGACTGTGCCAACACGACCATCCCTCTTCCCAACGTTAGCAGCAAGATCTTGGCCAAGGTTATTGAGTACTGTAAGAAGCACGTCGAGTCTCCTAAGACCGATGAGGTTAACAAGACTGTTGAGGATGAACTCAAGACTTTTGATGCTGAGTTTGTGAAGGTTGATCAGGCCACTTTGTTTGATCTCATTCTG GCTGCAAACTATCTCAATAtcaagagcctcttggacttgACTTGTCAGACTGTGGCTGATATGATCAAGGGGAAGACTCCGGAGGAGATTAGGAAGACTTTCAACATCAAGAATGACTTCACCCCAGAGGAGGAAGAGGAGGTTCGCAGGGAGAATGCTTGGGCCTTTGAGTGA